The following nucleotide sequence is from Patagioenas fasciata isolate bPatFas1 chromosome 9, bPatFas1.hap1, whole genome shotgun sequence.
TAATTCAAGCAGGCCTTGATTATTCTGTATCAGATGCCTGATTATTCTGTATTTCCAGGGAGGAAACTAGACCCCCTTTTTCATGCTCCTAGATCTACCCATTTAGGAGCAAAACAGGAACTGTTGTACTGGTTCGAGAGGAGTTTTACTTTAGCCTCTCCTGCTCTACATGGCAGTGTCCAGTTGCAAGCCCTTAGCATACCAGACCATTCCTAATACATGCCAATAAATTCATCATATCCCCAGAGTTGTGGAGCAGCCCTgcaccagcagagcacagagcatGTACAATACATGTGGCATGTCTCGTCCTTCACATAAGTGAATGCTAAATGGTCATGTCCCTCGTGGCATCAAAGAAAGGTCTTGGCTGCAGCAAATGCGAGCAACTCTACAGAAGATATACAACTTCTTCCTTTAGGCTGGTAGGCTCAGATCAGCTGTTTCGTATTCAGGCTGAGTAATGTAATCTGGACTACCTCATTTCATCACACAGGTCCTCCCTAAGCCTTCCCTTGCTCTGAActtctgcaggagctgcagagggATCCCTGCACTGCTGCTGTGCAGAGACATGGAGAGAGAAATCTCTGCTCTGTCTGTCCCCAGCAGACATGGTCATAGATGAGATTTCCCTTCTGGCAGCTGAGCCTGGGTAGAACAACCAGCCCATATCCTCTGAGGAATTTGGCAACAGGAACATGGAGATTTAGCAGGGGAGACCTTCAGTTCGGAAATACTCAGGAGAGCAAAGACCTTTTGTCCTTGGAGGCTTGCTTCCTATTAAATGTCTTTGCACAGGACATATTTGGGGAGTTATTACAGGTAACTGCAAATATTGAATGGAGTCACCTAGGTGAGCAGCGTCTGGGATGCAGTGATCTGTGCTTAAACACACTGCAGCAGTCAGCTAATTGTGGCTGTGCAGCCATGGGATCCAAAATCAGCCAGCTAAGCATGGAGCTCTTCCAGCTCACCGAGTAGAAAGAGGTCCCTGGGCTGTGCCAAAAGTTCACATGTGCACAAAATCCTCCTCAGGGAGCAGCACACACATGtgtgcagccactgctgctgctccagctaaGGAGATGCCAAAGTTGCTCTGTTAGTAGCAAAATATTCTGGACAACAACATATCACGTCCCCGAAAGCCAGGGTTCTCTGGGGCAAAAATGTGAAGTCTGGTAACAGCAGATGTTTCCAGTATCCTGCTGAGCAAACTGACACCTCCCGAGTGCAGGTATgagtgggaaggaggaggaggagggatggtTACTCAGCGTgtctcctgggctgcatcaggatcGGTGTGTCACACACCGGCACATACCACACCACCACACGCCTCGGCCCATGGGATGACACTGACTCCTGGCAGGGGTTCAGAAGAAAAAAGCCCTCCGTAAGGTGCACAAGGCTACCACTTTCttgttgtctggggctttgaatgacaaatattttcaaaagagcAACCGAACAACTGCTCCGAGCCTGACGCTCAAGGCAGAGCTTTATTTAGCTTTATTTACAATGGCAGGTGAACGCAGGACATCCGTCTGGCAAGCAGTCACCACACACTGTCCCCTTTGCCAGTCACCTGCCAGATAGATCATTTCTACAACACACCCTTCAGTCCATCCTTTTTTACCTCTCATTGCACATTTCCTGGCTCAAGGCCATAGGGGAAGTATTTGTAACCATTCTCAAttagctatttatttttaaattgtccaTTTGTATCCCTTTTATGTCCTAGCTACTCTGGTGACATTAGTGAGTGATTGCACTGTCTCTGTTTTATGTCTACATGCTGACATAAGTTATGCTGTGTGATCGGTTAATGTGCTGGAACTGCAAGACAATCTCTGCCTTTCTGCCTGCTTCCATTTGGGAGCAATGCAAATCATAATAGCAGCTCTCAGAGTTAAATACAGTTTgataaataataatagaaaagtaACATTAGATTATTACTCTACACACTTCTTTGAAGGCAATTGCATCTGCTAGTTCACAATGTAGTTTTTCTCCCCAACGCCAGAGAACGTTTTGACAGGCTGAATTACCATTTCATTTCCAACTAGAAAAACACTGACAAACTTTAAAGGATGATTTTGAAGAGAAACCAGAAACATCTAAACATGTAAATTACAGTTGTATGAAGAAACCTCAGAAGGTCTTAGGTATGGGAGACTATTGACTGCAGTATCATCTAAGCAAGATTTTTGCTATAAAACCCCACACCATATGTGCTTTTCCTGACTATGACTCATCATCTGAATACAAATTCAATTCCAGTTTCAGGGAGTTTATGATTAAAACTATTTTGTTGTTTCTGCTGTGTTTATGTATGATTTATAATTTTACATCAGTCTTAACTCTATTTCTTTGTCCCTATTAGTGAACATAAGTTTTACGGTTGGTCTGGCACAGTGCTTTTTTCCAAGGTTGAGTGAAACTTGGTGGTTTCAGCTTAAATGAGTGGTGGGTTTGATAGAGCCCAAAGTGACGTTGATGTTGCTcacctgccattttgcagacagTAGAAGAGGAACTTCTTCCACATGTACTACTATGTCCATGTTATGGTGGTACCAGGGCTCAGAGGTGTGCGGTTCACATGCTTCGGGTGCTGCCTGGACGATTCAAAAGAACCATAACAGAAAACGCAGGAGTTTTTGACCAGCCTCAGGTCTGTAAGTACATTTTAAACCCACAAAGTTTGAGTGTGTTTGAAATGTACTCAAATATTTCCTTCTTCACCACTGTGTCCTCATGACCCATTGAATCATCAAAGGCTTGGAGATGAAAGGAGGACTTATGGTTAGAAAACGCAAAGGACTCTACTGAAGGGGGAATGGTTtgttgtatcttttttttcttaatcccaGAACAAATAGCTTTGGTGGATAATTTTCTGTGAGGGTTTTCACCATAATGAGTAACTGGGCTTACAGAAAGCTGTTTTATAAATAAAGTAAATAAGCTCCCaatcaaaaaacccacagaaatcaATTGCAATTGCATAGTGTTTCATGAGCTTTGAGTCACACTCAGGGTAAAAAATTACCCAAACCACTAGGCTGTAGGGGATCAGAAAAGAATGTGGCCCTTTCAGATAATTTTAGTGACGACTTTCTTCAGGCTCTTTTCTACATATGGTAACATAAGACCTGTTACCATATTCAACTGAAGAAAAGACACCTCATATACCTAAACATCTTCTAGTGGCCTAAGATGGCATTGGCAGGTCAGATTCACCTATGGCATAATTCAACTGAGCCAATGAACCTATACCAAAGAAGGATTTACTGAGCTGACACAAGTATCTACTTTCTGCATTTACTGTAAGAAGTTTTTAACTTTTTAGAAATGGCTGTAATTTATTTTGGAGATGAATATGTTTCCACCAGGTCAGAGTGAATCCAATGAAAAAGGACACCTGACAACCCTTAAGCCTTTCTCTCCCATGAGATGGGTATGGAGGTGGAACTACCCACTCTGTAGAGGGTTCTTTTATTAAATATGAACTTCACATAAGAATATATTATTTTCAACCTCAGAAATATTTACCAGAAAATCAGGGATCATGATCTACTGGACAAAAGGAAAACAGTCACAGCTCTAAAAGCCGGAGAAGACCGGGCCATACTCCTCGGGCTGGCCATGATGGTGTGCTCTATCATGATGTACTTTCTCCTGGGAATCACCCTGCTGCGGTCTTATATGCAAAGGTAATTTCATCATGGTTACCCTAATCTCTCACTTTCTGCTCCAGTTGACTTTCCATGACCTCTTCTTTTAACTCTTTTCAttaaaggtttgggttttttttcttttggtcaacATAGCTCTGATTCTGCATTTCCTTACCCCAGTATAAATTAGGCATAGCTACAGTGAAAGGGAGTTGAATAATAGGCACATTAGTGAGGGAAGAATTAGGTCCCTGTTTGAGGAAATCTTGATCCATAGGCTTCAGACTTGCCACAGTTTAATACCAGTATGATATTCATATCAGCTGGTCAACAGTCTGTTGAACCCTGCAAATCTCTCAGGGGCTTTTGCTGCAAAGCCCAAACTTGGGAGAGATCACCAGAAATATTTAGCAGTCTCAAGAAACAACACACTTTCAAATGAAGAATAGAGAATTCATTTAGGAAAGAAATGAAGCTGTTTTGTAGCATGTAGTTTTCCATGTAGGTTATTACTTTCATTTTAACAAGTGAAATCCTCCTGAAATACAGTCATTTGCTGGAAGTGAAAGATCATCTTTCATCGTTACTACATGGAACTTAATGTTTCTGAGGCTTTATCTGGCTTCCTTCTCTGCCATGGAACAGAAAGTTTGGCCTGTGATTCATTAGCAGCATTTGAAATCAGTTTTCAAGCATGAGCCCTATTTAAAATCCAGACCAGACTGTAATAAGACTGTCAACAATGTTTTTTCTGCCTCAATCAGCGGAGTCAGGAGAATGAAAAAATGTGTAATCGGGAATCAAAACATTAGTTTGTCATGTCCAAAACTGCTCTGAGGCAATGCCCTATACCTGGCACAATTTGGCTTATCCAGCCCTGAGTTCTTATTTAGGCATGTACAATAAATGCCTAAAGTACGCTGATTCAAATATCCTCAATTATATGGGCATGCCTGCAGGAAAATATTCTCTCTTGACCCTGCAATGATAAGGAAAAGGTAGTGATGGATGAGGATAAACTGTACTGATTCGCAGCATCTTATTTGTGTGATAAAggtatttttacctttttaaatCCAGACAAAGTTTAGCTTTTGAAAACAGAGATCAAGCCCTGTTAAGTATCCAAGAGCATTTGCTTTTCTCAACTGCTCTCCTAGACCTTTTGGCAATATCAGAGTCAGTTGCAGAGGCTGCTAAATTCAAAATTGCTCATGTATTATAGAAAGACATGATTTATGTTATAAACGATGTGAAAAATTGCCAGAAGATGTCAAAGCACCTATCAAATATTCCATCTTCACAAGTCCACTGTAGGCAGGTGTTACTTTATTACCCCCATGCATGAATAAAACAGCAGTCAGAAAGGTGAAAGTGAGGAAAAGACAACCCAGGAGCCTTTGCTGTCACTTCTCTTTGCACAGCCAGATCTCCTTTAGAGACAGCAACACCCCTTCCTTAAAATACTGCCTGAGAGGGGGAAAAGAAATCCTTTCACTTGATTTCCCCCTAGAAATCATAGAATAACTTCATGTAAATGTAAAATGGAATATGCAAGCGTAATTACTACCAAAGCGAAACACCAAGAGAATTAGTTAGAGATCTTTGATATCACCCTGTAAAGCcctttgcaggtttgggaagggGCAGGCAGACTCTCAGCCTGCTCATAGCTAGGGGTAGACACTGGGTAGGAGCTGAGGAGATAAACAGGGGTAacggggagccctggggtgaaACCTGTCCTCAAGCCTGTGAGGGGTCTTGCACAGAACCCTTGCTGTGTCCTTCTCACTGCTCTCATCCCTAAGGAAAATACAGCTGTAAATTTTTAAATACATGCAGGAAATCCAAGTGAAAACTACCAGGGCACACCCAGGCTTCATCTTCCCAGTTTTAGCCTCTGGTGAGCTAGAGATAAGTCAAAATCCTTCAGAGCGATTACATCAGCTGGCTTAACTCATAGAAAATCAAGCAAGCTGTCACTGGAAAAACCTTTCCTGCAGGTGGAGCAGTCTGCAATACCACTTCTGTGCTAGTGTCTTCATGTGTACGAACAGACGTACCATGGTAATGCAAAGTTGCCCTTCCAACCTCTGCTCCATCAACTCTTGGACCAAGGTATCATGCCACAAAGCACCACATGTGTTGTGCTCTCTCCAGGAGAAAGCTGCTTGGTTTTCTTCTCTGATATCTCTGCTGCTTCCCTTTGGTGTCAAATATATCTTCTCCAGACTAAAAGTTCAATTTCCCTTTTCATTTATACATAGACATAAATGGATCAGGCTTTTTTGTGCCCAAAGCACAAGCTTTGTGTCCTGCAGAATAACACTGTCTGCAACATGTGACATGAGAAAGTCCAGCCTTTGATCAAGTCCCTGCAACATGTAGCATCTCCTACAAGATGCCCCCAGATGGAAAGCCTGAGCTGTGTTTAGTGCTTATTGTCCATTCTCGACATGCTCTaacgtttcttttttttcctatttagtgTCTGGACGGAAGAGGCTCAGTGCTCACTTCTCAATGCATCCATCACAGAAACTTTCAACTGCTCGTTTAGCTGCGGTCCAGACTGCTGGAAAATCTCTCAGTACCCCTGCCTCCAGGTGTACGTTAATCTCACCTCTTCTGGCCAGAAGCTTCTGCTCTACCACACCGAGGAAACAATGAAAATTAATTCTGAGGTAGGAGCATGGAATAAAATTTCTTCCTAAATGGGTTTCTGGAGGGCTTACTTTGTTATACTTATTTCTCACTTTAAAGCAATATAAGGTTTCCAGCTCCTGCTTCCCTGGTAAATACAgagcagagaaagcagaaaacagtGCACAAATTGAGCTCACGTCTCTGGAGGGGGCAGTTTCCCCTCTGCCCCATGCAGGGAGTGCAGCTCATCCCACACGGGTTGGTGGCCCCAGAGGATGAAGTCTCCCTCGTCCCTTACCAGTGCAAGCAGTGCTTTGCAGGCACAGGCTAGCACCGAGCACTTGTCACATTGATATTCTCGTGGAGCTGTGGACAAGTCACTTCCCACCCGGGTCCGGCTCTGCATGATCACAAACACCCCTCGCCATGTGCACGGCATATCTGCGGCAGTGAGAATAGAAATGGCCTTATTACTGCAGGGCCAGGCAAGGCAGCACGGACAGACGAGAGACCTGTGTCTAACAGCAGACAAGTCTCTGTCTCAGTCTCTGGTGACAAACTTCTGCGTCCAGAGCATCTCCGCTGAGGTCAGCTGCGCTGCTGGGGTCACGGCGCAGCACTTACCCCTGCGGATGATCTAAAGATGCTGAAAGTTTGCTGAGCAGGGACTgccaaaataaaagcagcagcacaaaaaTAAGAGGCCTGGCTTTTAGGCACACATAAGATAAGGAGTCAGCCAGTCTTTCTTGCACAACATCCCTGATTCCAGACATTGAACCGAAAAGATCATTTTTAACAAGTCTGCAGAATAATTCCTGTCTCTGCTTCAGCAAGTACAAAATCCAGCATAACTCCATCCAGGTGGGCTGGAGACAGCTCCTGTCTGGCAGCTATAATGAACACAGCAGATGCACAGAAGGCATCTCCTCACCGGCCCGCAGCCACAGCTGTGCGGCCGACACAGCGCTGTGCATCACAGCCTGCCATGCCACCGCCTCTCACAGGTGGCTGCTTGCTCCCTCCGTGTAGTGAGGCAGGATCGGACTAAGAAATATCCCTCTCCCCACCTTTCCTTCCTTGTATGTGCATCACCTGGGCACCTAGGACTGCAAGCTGCAGTGAGTTGGGACACAGCTAAGTCATCAGACTTGCAAGCGCCAGATTTGCATTAACTACTTAGTTATCCAAGGTCACCGAACCCCAAACTACAGGCACTTGGCAAAGCACAACCCATAACAGCAGAACCCTGGTTCAGGCGGCTGACAACATAACCTATTGTGTTACTATTTATGGCAGCAATTCAGTATACCAAATTACTTCTGCATATTAAGATGAAGCGATATTAAAATTAGTCAAAGTACGGCATGGTTGCACCGGGCCAGTTATTCTGCTGGATAATTAGCTCCTGTGGCTGAGAGACAAAGCCCTCTGGATCTGAAGTGTGAGATGAAGAGTGTCCCCATCTTCCCCTCCAGTTTGGCGTTAGTGCAGAAAGGAGGCACTCACTGTTCATGAAGCCTGTGGTAGGACAGACCCCACATTCTGCTGGGGCAGAAGCAAAATCCAGTGACGCTCATACCACAGTTTGATTGAAACAGATCAGATCTCTCTCTGTGCCCCACTGGATTCAAATAAATCAAGAGATTCAGCATAAATCTCCACATTCCATTATTGATGATTTTTACTTGCTGAAATG
It contains:
- the LOC136105257 gene encoding calcium-activated potassium channel subunit beta-2 isoform X5, which gives rise to MFIWTSGRGSTSYRHDEKRNIYQKIRDHDLLDKRKTVTALKAGEDRAILLGLAMMVCSIMMYFLLGITLLRSYMQSVWTEEAQCSLLNASITETFNCSFSCGPDCWKISQYPCLQVYVNLTSSGQKLLLYHTEETMKINSECSYIPKCSKNYEESMSLVNVVMENFRKYQRFSCFYDPEGAQKNVILTKLYSSNVLFHSLFWPTCMMIGGVAIVAMVKLTQYLSLLCERIQRINR
- the LOC136105257 gene encoding calcium-activated potassium channel subunit beta-2 isoform X6; this translates as MSLCLKYPRDKWRNIYQKIRDHDLLDKRKTVTALKAGEDRAILLGLAMMVCSIMMYFLLGITLLRSYMQSVWTEEAQCSLLNASITETFNCSFSCGPDCWKISQYPCLQVYVNLTSSGQKLLLYHTEETMKINSECSYIPKCSKNYEESMSLVNVVMENFRKYQRFSCFYDPEGAQKNVILTKLYSSNVLFHSLFWPTCMMIGGVAIVAMVKLTQYLSLLCERIQRINR
- the LOC136105257 gene encoding calcium-activated potassium channel subunit beta-2 isoform X7 — protein: MFIWTSGRGSTSYRHDEKRDHDLLDKRKTVTALKAGEDRAILLGLAMMVCSIMMYFLLGITLLRSYMQSVWTEEAQCSLLNASITETFNCSFSCGPDCWKISQYPCLQVYVNLTSSGQKLLLYHTEETMKINSECSYIPKCSKNYEESMSLVNVVMENFRKYQRFSCFYDPEGAQKNVILTKLYSSNVLFHSLFWPTCMMIGGVAIVAMVKLTQYLSLLCERIQRINR